ATCTTGTTGACAGTCCCCGTTCCCTCACCGAGGAAGGTGAACACAGCGTGTCCGGAAGTCTGATCATCGTTCTGATCATCGTGGTGTGGCTGTTCGTCCTGGCACCTCTCCTCCTGCGCGGCCAGAAGCCGATCCGCAAGGCGGGAGAGGCTTTCGATGACACCCGCGTCATCCACGAGGGTGGGTCCGGCCACCTGCCGACCCGCCGTCGACCGCACCTGTCCGCAGCCGACGTCCGTCCGGTCGACTCCGGGGATGAGGCCGAGGACTATGAGATCGTCGACGCCCACGAGGTCCTGCTTGACGACGACCGCCCCTCCCGCCCCTTCCACGGACTGTTCACCCGCCAGGATGAACCGGCCGAGATCGTCGACGGTGGCCTGGTCCACGAACTTGAAGCGGCCGTCGAGGAGCTCAAGGTCGTGGGGGAGCCGACCGTCGACGCAGACGAGGCGACCGGCGCCACCGTCACCGATGAGTGGGAGGAGTGGGACGAGGAGACCACCTACGCCTACGACGACTCTTATACCTCCCCGGCAGATTTCCTGTACCCGGATACTGTGGGTAACCAGGAGTCGATGTCAGAAGACGTTGACGCTGAGCAGGACAACGAAAACAGGGAAGAGGACGAGAAGATGAGCGACGAGGAACTCTCCGACGAGGAGATGGAGTTCGCGGAGCACCGTGCCGGCCGTGGCGGCTGGGACCCGGTGGCCGACGCCGAGCATTCACTCACCCGTTACCAGCGTCGACAGCGAACCCTCCTCGGTCTGGCGGCGGCTGTCGCCGTCACCGCGATCCTCGCCTTCGTGGTCGGCGGCTGGGCCTGGCTGCTCAGCGGTCTGGCGGTGGTGGCCACCGTCGTCTACCTCAGTGCTCTGCGCACCCAGGTGCGTGCGGAGCAGGCCCTGCGTGCCCGCCGCATCCGTCAGCTGCGCCGCGCCCGTCTCGGTGTGCGCAGCTCCACGGACGAGGAGCTGGCCGTCCCGCGTCACCTCCGTCGCCCGGGTGCCGTCATCCTCGAGCGGGATGATGAATCCCCGGATTTCGAGGATCTCCCCGTCACCGACGTGCCGGTTGCCGAGGGGCGCCGCCCCGGACACGACTACAACGACCCCTACGGCCGTCGCGTCGGCTGAATCGCCGTCTGAACAGTGGTTTTTCTCAGGTGTGGGCCCAGGAGTAATCTTGGGTCCACACCCTTTTTCCGGGGCTATAGCTCAGTTGGTAGAGCGTCGCGTTCGCAATGCGAAGGTCAGGGGTTCGATTCCCCTTAGCTCCACAGCTCACGCCCTCCCGGCTGGCCGGCGGCCCGG
This sequence is a window from Corynebacterium comes. Protein-coding genes within it:
- the sepX gene encoding divisome protein SepX/GlpR, producing the protein MSGSLIIVLIIVVWLFVLAPLLLRGQKPIRKAGEAFDDTRVIHEGGSGHLPTRRRPHLSAADVRPVDSGDEAEDYEIVDAHEVLLDDDRPSRPFHGLFTRQDEPAEIVDGGLVHELEAAVEELKVVGEPTVDADEATGATVTDEWEEWDEETTYAYDDSYTSPADFLYPDTVGNQESMSEDVDAEQDNENREEDEKMSDEELSDEEMEFAEHRAGRGGWDPVADAEHSLTRYQRRQRTLLGLAAAVAVTAILAFVVGGWAWLLSGLAVVATVVYLSALRTQVRAEQALRARRIRQLRRARLGVRSSTDEELAVPRHLRRPGAVILERDDESPDFEDLPVTDVPVAEGRRPGHDYNDPYGRRVG